The genomic region CTTAGGGATGTGATGTATGACATAGTGACCACAGGTAACACTACTGTAGGGTATATAGGAAAGGTGTTAAGAAAGTAGAtcccactgggtgtggtgcataaacaatcaattctggaacactgaaaagaaatttaaaaattttttaaaaaagaaaagaaaatagatccTAAGAGTTTCCATCACAGGgagaaaattttttcctcttttcttctccttcgtttttaaaaattctatctgTATGAGAAGGTAGATGTTGGCCAGACCTACTGTGGTCATCAtctcacaatatatgtaaatcaagcCATCATGCTATGTGCCGTAAACATGTGGTTATGTTCAATTATTTCTCGATAAAACTGAAGGGATGTATGACATAGTGACCACAGGTAACACTAGAATGGGACTTCTACCTTGGgtcattccattttcttccctcatctgttgatggagacTTTTGTTGTTTCCATgccttggctactgtgaataatgctgtaggGAACAGGGGAATACAGATGTCTCTTTGAGATaaggattttgtttcctttggatttatATGCAGAAgaggaattgttggatcatatggtagctctatttttaatttcttgaggaaacttcaCCCTGTTTTtgatagtggctgtaccaactgacattcccaccaacagtgtacagggtccgcttttccccacatcctcaccaacacttgccatctcttgtctttttgataatagacattctaatgggtgtgaggtgatattttactgtgattttgacttgcctttctctgatgatgatgttccctgagtgatgctgagcaccttttcatgcaTCTTTTGGctctttgtatgtcttctttggaagaatgtctattcaggttttttgtttatttttttaaattattttttattatgttatattagtcatcaTACAGTGCGTCATTACTTTTGGTTtggtgttccaaggttcattgtttatgtattgggttatttggttttttacttttgaattgtatgagttccttGTATAAGTTGGATATTAATGTCTTATGGATgtgtggtttacaaatattttctcccgcTCCATTGGTGGACTTTTCCTTTTGTTGACGCTTCCTTGTGCTGTGCAGAACCTATACcttatatgccaaaaaataagaaagggctTAAAAATTGGTAGAAAAGATAACAAAAGAACGTGGGATCCAGCTTGAAGGGCTCCCAGTAGATAAATCTGGGACAGTTTGTGCATCAAAACAGTAAAGATAATATCAGATTCTATCCCATTAAATAAAAAGGGAATCTATGAGGTCATGATGatataaataattgaatgaatgaatacataggtggaagagaaaaaatgcttttactttttacAGTGAAATGCCCACTAATAATGGGCACTTATTAGTTATTAAACATAATATAATTTACAGTGTAGAAACCTGGTGGAGACTTCTAAAGCAGGTGATAAAGTTTAACATCCTTCATAATGGGACAGGTTGGCACCAAATGCCTCCGATATGATGCACTGAGAACCACACAGCATCACTTCTGTGAGATTCCTGCTTTAGTTGCATAACCTGACCCTAATCATCAGGAAACATCAGGAAACCCACAACAAGGAACCATCAGCCAGGTAACCATGGCATTCAAGATGTTGAGGTCAGGAAGGACAAGAAAAGCCTGAAGAAGTGTTCCTGATTGAAAGCAACTAAGAAGGCATCCCAACTAACTAAACAATTCTAGGTCTTGGGACTATGGAGGACATTATTTGCAAAGTGGGCAAAATTGGAAAGAAGGTACGATTACCTGGTTAATCTTGTGTCAGTTCTTTTCTGCTTTGATCACGTGGAAGAGCATCCTTGTTTCTGGTAAAAATCATTCTGAAGTACAAAAGGCTGACGAGACATCGTATTTGCACCCTGCTCTCAAATGGTGCTGGAGAAAAGTAGTACATTGACATCTAGTTATCTCCCTGTCTATCTTTtgagacagaaagggagggagcgAGAGAATGATAAATTAGAGCAAAGGTGGTAAAATGCTGACAGGTGGGGAATCTGGATGAGAGAGACGGAAGTCTTTGGGCTCTTCTGACAATCTTTCTGAAGGATGAAATGCTAGAAACAGCAATAACCGGggtgagaccccccccccaacccgccACGGGAGCAAGAAGCTGAACTGGAGGCAGGAAGGCATCTCAGGAAGGGTTGGAGTGACTGAGGAGGAGCCCTGGCACGGGGGCATCAGATCTCTTATCTGATAGATCTGGAGAAAGAtcacccaagaaacagacttaactacagagaacaaactgctggggagggtgggtgaggggtgggtgGATCAGTGATGGGGATGAAAGCAGGCACTGGGGGTGAGCACCGGCTGCTGGATGCAGGTGTCGAACCCCTCTATCGTACCCCTGTAGGTTAACTggctggaatgaaaataaaataaaaagaaaaatataaacaagcaaatacataaataagaattaaaaagttACAAAGTAATCACCCACTTTCCTTGCTGTGCTTCATTCAGTCCTCGGGTTATATCTGCTCCCCGTGGGGGTAGATACTCATCTTAGCCTCCCTTTATAAAGCAACAGGGGGGCTCCGAGATCCATCCATTCAACCAGCATTTAGTAAGTGCTCACTGCGGTCCGGTTTTACCACGGCTACGCAAAAAAATGTTGTGTGATTGcggatgtgtgtgtgtaaaccaaCACAGGAAGGAGATGCCCTGCGACATTAGTGTGCTAAGAGACGCTGCACGCAGGTAGCGCCGACTGACTACAAATGCTGCTGGTTTCTTCTTTGGCCTGCTTATCCATTTCCAGTTTTCTACAATGAACATTATTGCCTTTGTGACAAGTTAAAACACAAAGGTTCTTTCAGAAATGGGCCTGGAGGACATCGTCATGACAACCTTTCTCGTTAGCATAGTTTTGTGGCTCAAACATTGTTTCTTGATGCCGTCTTATTTGACCAAAGAGGCagacaaatgtttttttaattccattatgccttcttctctccacgCTGCAGAGACTAACTGGCAGGTTTGCAAGTGGAAAACTGACTTCCCCGTTGACTCCCAAAGCTTGGATTTGTCCCCATTTTCTGGGTGGAAACATAAGCCCAGGGCAGTGTGACTGTCTCCTTTCCAGATAAAAACTATCCAGATCTTCATGATAGCAGCCTCTTTACACAAAGAAAGCATGCCTACATAGTAGGTCCCTGCATGATGGGGAGGGTGGCTGGATAAAAGCACAATTCTAGGGTCCAAAAAGAGAGCAGCCAGCCCAATGATGTCACTGTGTTGTAAGATGGGACACCCACTCCCTCAGGGTACTTTCTGGCTGATaaattccttcctcctctttgctgTCCAGTGCCATGGACTCCACCACAGCCCCACTCACCCCAGCTGGGGTCTCCAGGTGTTTCTGTACCTGTGTGCCTCCCACGGCTCAGAGAACTCAGAAAAGTTGACACTGGTCACTGCTAGATTGAACTGACTTGTGCAAACAATAATGGGAAAATGGGTGGCATAAattaggatggagccctgctgtGGAACTCAGTGCAGCCTTCAGAAAAAGTGCTTTAATATGATTTATTCACCTGGGAAAGTGACCCCAACATACTGCTACTTAAGAACAAAAAACAGCAGGAGTACAGTTGAAGTCCGTCTTTGTCATCATCGTAAATACACACAGGAGATAGCAAACACCAAACTAACAGAGAATACACAGAAGACGGCACAGTCGTTGTCTTTGGGTAGTGAGAATTGGGCACTTTGGgcgttttcttttccccctttgagTTTTTaagctgtttgggttttttttgttgttatttggaaaatgattttttaaagaagtacatGTCCCAGGGAAAAGGGAAGACAGACGTCATGACCAGGCAGTCCCTGGTCACCAGTCTCCCTGGTGAGAGATCAGGTGTTAAGGACATGGAGgggaaatatatttctttgagtTAAGGGTCCTCTCAACCTTCCACGTGAGGGTGAgtccccacctcacccccttctctctcagccGCAGACACTGTCGGCTCGCACACCAGGTCATTTTTTCCTGCGGATGGGTCCAGGGTAACAGCCGGAGCTCTGATTGGTAAAACCAGAAGGCTCGCGTCGGGAAGCGGAGCAGGGAAATCGAccctgtctccttctgccccataTTAGTTTCTGCAATAAAGCCAGCAGAATGTACTCCCGCCTCATCCAATTTACAAGGAAGGGAGATTctggaaaatattcagaaagaagaaactggTAAATGGAAATAATGACTCCCTCCCCTCTGTGGCTATTTCAAGAAGTCAAATGTATTATGCATGTGGTCTGTGTCTAGCCCAGGGCCTAGAATGTTTGGTTTTTGCAAATGTAATGATTCTGGCCAAGGGCTTTCTCCATTCCACTGCCGAGGGCTGTTCCCCAATCCTATTTCCCAAAAGGGCTTGAGATGTTCCATCATAGAGTCCTCTGTTCCTCGGGGTTTCTAAGAGCCTGAAACCTGCAgtggggcatggggtgggggtaggtgaGGGTAGGGAGAAGGCTGCTGGCTCCTGCAACGCTCAGATTGGAGTCAGCAGGAAATCCCCACTTCCAAGTTCcctggtggtgggggcaggggcaggggccccAGGATGCTCAGTGGCTCTGTTTACAAATGTTAATGCTCACAAATCATGAAATCCCATTTGGGCCCAAGCTCTTCCCTGGCACCCTTTGTTCCAGTCTTCTGGAATGCCCCATTTCGCTCATTCACTTCCTTTCTACCAGGGAGGAGATCTTGGAGATGGCTCAGTCATCCCAGAAGTGATTTCGTCTAGACTGCCTTTAAACTCACTCACCCCCACACGGCTGCAATTCCACACTGTGCCAGGTGTCCCAGCCTGACTCGGTTTGGGTCAGCGTGCCTGGCAGGTCACCTTTGCTGGGTCCCGGATCAGCTTCCAGGGCCCCGAGTCAGAACCCAGCGGAGAGTTCGTGCTCTGCGGTGGAGGGTGTCACAGAGCTGGCCCTCTCGAGTCTGTCtgtggagaggaaggggagcctTTTAACCAAGCTCGTGGACAGCAGCCTGCAGAGCAGCTGGCGTAGGTACCTGCGGAAGCGCTCCCCGACGAAGGCGTAGATCACGGGGTTGACGCAGCAGTGCGTGTAGGCGATCACCTCCGTCACCTGGATGGCCAGGTCGAGCTGTTTGCTCTGCCTGCACTCGTCGGTGAAAAGGCTGTCTTGGAAAGCAGACACCAATATGGCCAGGTTGTAGGGGgtccagaagagaaagaagaccacCATGATGACAAAGATCAGACGGACAGCTTTGGCCTTCTTCTCATTGGGTCGTTTGAGCAGAATCCGTATGATCTCGGTGTAGCAGATGATCATGACCAACAGGGGCAAAACCAGACCCAACATGTTCAGTTTCAGAGCCTGGAACTGCTTCCAGGCTTTGAGGGTTTCATGAGGGAAGTGGAGGCTGCAGGTGGTGTGGGAGAACTCCCACTGGATCTTGGAGAAGTAGAAGCCTGGGACGGAGGCCAAGAGGGCCAGGGCCCATGCGCCACCGCTGGTGATGAGACCAAAGATGACGGTCCGAACCCGCAGGGCAAACACGGCGTGGACGATGGCCAGGTACCTGTCCACGGTCAGCAGGATGATGAAAAAGATCTCGCTGTACAAGCCCGTGTAATAAAACCCCGAGAGCAACTTACAGGTGCCATCACTGAAGCTCCAGTTATCCTTCAGCTTGTAGTCGATCCAGAAGGGCAACGTGAAGAGGAAGAGCAGGTCGGAAATGGCCAGGTTGAGGAGGTAGATGCTGGTCATGCTCTTGAGCCTCTTGTGCTGCATGAGGACCAGCAGCACCAGGATGTTGCCAACCAGGCCGATGATGAACACCAAGGAGTACAAGGGGGGCAGCAGCTGGGCTCCAAAGGCCCTCACCTCCCCCTTCTGGCATGGGGTTATGCCCTCATAGTCATATTCCGTCGTCAGGTCATAGTTCTTTGTGGGGGCCGAGGTTTCCATCGTGGAATTTTGCATGAGTCAAGGAAGATGATTTCTGCGGTTACTTGGCCAGGAAAGGCGGTGGGCTGTGGACAACAAAGACGAGGTGGTGATTATAGGTTTTCACCCACCTGACAACTGTTCACTGAGTACCGACTATGTACCAGGCCCCGGGACTCGACCTTGAGCAAGGTGGGATCCAGGTCCTCTCTGCCCTCGTGGACCCTGTGGTCTAACAGAGGGCGTAGGCAGTAAACAAATGGACCCATCAGTCGATAATTCAATTACTTTGGCACTAAGTGTTGTGAAGGAAAAGGCCACTGGCTGCACAGCACCGACAGAGGGAGATCCTGCCACGCTGCCCCAAACCAGTGCTGTCCACAGCCTTGGCACTGGACTTAGTGCTAGATAACTCCTCCCACCCCGACCAGAGGGGGTTCTGCTATCGTTCTCTGGTTTAGAGGTGATGATGCGAGAGTCAGAAGTGGTAAGGACACGTATCTAGAGAATGAGAGCTGAATTTGTTCTCCCGTGCATTCCTGAAGCCACATGCATCCTTGCGTCCAATCACGGAGCAATGATTTTGCACTGTGGGGTCTCTGGAAGGAAGCTGAGAGTCAGTCCCAGACTTGCAAATGGGTCTTCATGGCTGAGGGGGCTAAAAAGGTTCTTAGCCAGGGATTATGTAGCGTAATGGGGGCACATGAAAGTGTGTagggttattattttattttgtttattttatttcttggttgcCACTGCGACTAGGGGATGCTACTGTCTGGTCATTCAGTAGGTAGGGCAGAGGATGTCCTCTAATGCAAAAATTATCATATCCCAAAGGCCCATAGTGCTGTCATAGTGAAATTCTAGAAGGCCAGCCCCAACCCTTAGCATAAGAGGACCCTGAGGACACCAGAGCAGGTCAGCTTGGCTCACATCATACAGGCTTGATGGGGCCCACGTGGATCTACAGGTCACTCAGTAGACCTCCCATGAGGGCCGTGAGGAGGATTCAGAGGACAGTATAGCCTTGGAGGAGTGGGGCAACCTCATGAGAAGaagagttgggggtgggcaggggaagagCTCAGAACAGCCTCGAGCCATGAGG from Mustela erminea isolate mMusErm1 chromosome 1, mMusErm1.Pri, whole genome shotgun sequence harbors:
- the LOC116575938 gene encoding C-C chemokine receptor type 1-like, which produces MQNSTMETSAPTKNYDLTTEYDYEGITPCQKGEVRAFGAQLLPPLYSLVFIIGLVGNILVLLVLMQHKRLKSMTSIYLLNLAISDLLFLFTLPFWIDYKLKDNWSFSDGTCKLLSGFYYTGLYSEIFFIILLTVDRYLAIVHAVFALRVRTVIFGLITSGGAWALALLASVPGFYFSKIQWEFSHTTCSLHFPHETLKAWKQFQALKLNMLGLVLPLLVMIICYTEIIRILLKRPNEKKAKAVRLIFVIMVVFFLFWTPYNLAILVSAFQDSLFTDECRQSKQLDLAIQVTEVIAYTHCCVNPVIYAFVGERFRRYLRQLLCRLLSTSLVKRLPFLSTDRLERASSVTPSTAEHELSAGF